Proteins co-encoded in one Arachis hypogaea cultivar Tifrunner chromosome 13, arahy.Tifrunner.gnm2.J5K5, whole genome shotgun sequence genomic window:
- the LOC112738344 gene encoding pantothenate kinase 2 has translation MEKFLRKGTKITAPVPMTPAAGTTGLGGFDVQLSRGSSLRSNASALNVGVLHLVPTLDVFPLLEDPKTYEPNTIDLADPSELEYWFTILSEHLPDLVDKAVASEGRTDDAKRRGDAFARAFSAHLARLIEEAAAYGKLGLANLLEMREECLREFQFVDAYRSIKQRYTLFWIMLLLSKLAFSYYESGDIKINFQCEA, from the exons ATGGAGAAGTTTTTGCGGAAGGGAACTAAGATCACTGCGCCTGTTCCAATGACACCAGCTGCTGGAACTACTGGACTTGGTGGTTTTGATGTTCAACTATCAAGAGGAAGTTCTCTACGGTCCAATGCAAGTGCTTTGAATGTTGGTGTTCTCCATCTTGTCCCCACTTTGGATGTGTTCCCATTGTTAGAAGACCCAAAAAC GTATGAGCCTAATACAATTGATCTTGCAGATCCTAGTGAATTAGA ATATTGGTTCACTATTTTGTCAGAGCACTTGCCAGATCTTGTGGACAAG GCTGTAGCAAGTGAAGGCAGAACAGATGATGCCAAACGAAGGGGTGATGCATTTGCTCGAGCATTTTCTGCTCACTTGGCACG GTTGATAGAGGAGGCTGCTGCATATGGGAAATTAGGCCTAGCCAATTTATTGGAAATGAGGGAAGAGTGCTTGAGAGAGTTCCAGTTTGTTGATGCCTATAGAAGTATAAAACAGAG GTATACTTTATTTTGGATAATGCTACTACTTAGCAAGCTTGCATTCAGCTACTATGAG TCAGGAGATATCAAGATTAACTTTCAATGTGAAGCTTGA